From a single Miscanthus floridulus cultivar M001 unplaced genomic scaffold, ASM1932011v1 fs_322_2_3, whole genome shotgun sequence genomic region:
- the LOC136531302 gene encoding F-box/kelch-repeat protein At2g44130-like yields MRSPRGGGGVGGCYRGGAGCQEQHVDLIPGIPDDVAVDCLARVPHASHRAMRRVCRGWRSAAATPAFASARAQAGANEDLVYLMQFGNPSAADADAEPKDDDGPANTPAYGVAVYNVTTGEWRRERGAPPVVPVFAQCAAVGTRLAVLGGWDPRTFEPVADVHVLDAATGRWRRGAPMRSARSFFACAEAGGKIYVAGGHDKHKNALKTAEAYDASADAWDPLPDMSEERDECDGMATVEGDRFLAVSGYRTARQGGFERDAEWFDPAAGAWRRLERVRAPPSAAHVVVKGRVWCIEGNAVMEWMGTRRGWREVGPYPPGLKAGTARAVCVGGGEKVVVTGALDGEDGGGRHAVWVFDVKTKSWTVVRPPPEFAGFVFSVASVRI; encoded by the coding sequence ATGCGGAGCCCAAGGGGAGGAGGAGGCGTCGGCGGCTGCTACCGCGGCGGCGCCGGCTGCCAGGAGCAGCACGTGGACCTGATCCCGGGCATCCCCGACGACGTGGCGGTGGACTGCCTGGCGCGCGTCCCGCACGCCTCCCACCGCGCCATGCGCCGGGTCTGCCGGGGCTGGCGGAGCGCCGCCGCAACCCCCGCCTTTGCCTCCGCGCGCGCGCAGGCGGGCGCCAACGAGGACCTCGTCTACCTCATGCAGTTCGGGAACCCgtccgccgccgacgccgacgccgaaccCAAGGACGACGACGGGCCCGCCAACACGCCGGCGTACGGCGTCGCGGTGTACAACGTGACGACCGGCGAGTGGCGCCGGGAGCGCGGCGCGCCGCCCGTGGTGCCCGTGTTCGCGCAGTGCGCGGCGGTGGGGACGCGCCTCGCCGTGCTCGGCGGCTGGGACCCGCGCACCTTCGAGCCCGTCGCGGATGTGCACGTCCTCGACGCCGCCACGGGGCGGTGGCGCCGGGGCGCGCCGATGCGGTCGGCGCGGTCCTTCTTCGCGTGCGCCGAGGCGGGCGGCAAGATCTACGTGGCCGGCGGGCACGACAAGCACAAGAACGCTctcaagacggcggaggcctacgACGCCTCGGCGGACGCGTGGGACCCGCTCCCCGACATGTCGGAGGAGCGCGACGAGTGCGACGGCATGGCCACCGTGGAGGGCGACCGGTTCCTGGCCGTCAGCGGGTACCGCACGGCGCGGCAGGGCGGGTTCGAGCGCGACGCCGAGTGGTTCGACCCGGCGGCCGGGGCGTGGCGGAGGCTCGAGCGCGTCCGTGCGCCGCCCTCGGCGGCCCACGTCGTTGTGAAAGGGCGCGTCTGGTGCATCGAGGGCAACGCCGTCATGGAGTGGATGGGGACAAGACGCGGGTGGCGCGAGGTCGGGCCGTACCCGCCGGGGCTCAAGGCCGGCACGGCGCGCGCCGTCTGCGTCGGAGGTGGGGAGAAGGTCGTGGTCACGGGCGCGCTTGATGGGGAGGACGGCGGTGGGCGGCACGCTGTGTGGGTGTTTGACGTCAAGACCAAGAGCTGGACCGTCGTGCGCCCACCGCCCGAGTTCGCCGGCTTCGTCTTCTCCGTCGCCTCCGTCCGGATCTGA